The nucleotide window TACATTAATCGGATTAGGTGTTGGACCAGGAGATCCGGAACTTATTACAGTAAAAGCTTTTCGAATGCTGAAAGAATGCCCGGTCATTGCCTATCCGCAAAAATTGCGCGGCAGTAAATCGTATGCACAGCGAATAATCGATGTGTACGTCAATCCGGCGGAAAAGGAAATGCTTGGGCTTGTATTCCCGATGACAAAAGACGAGGATACATTGCAGGAAGCATGGTCTAAATCCGCAGATAAAATCTATGCACATTTAAAAGAAGGTCGGGATGTCGCTTTTGTAACAGAAGGAGATCCGATGCTTTTTAGTACATATATACACTTGATGAAATTGATGAAGGAAATGCATCCCGACGTCCCGATGAAGTCGATTGCTGGAATTTCTTCGTTTAATGGAACGGCCAATCGCTTAAGCATTCCATTGGCAGACGGCGATGACCATGTAGCAATGATTCCGGCAACTTCGGATATGGCAGAGATGCGCCGTGTTATCGAGACACATGACGGGATTGTGTTCATTAAGGTAGCGAAAGTACTGGATGACATGCTCGATTTACTTAAAGAGATGAACTTACTTGAAAAAACGCATGTCGTGACAAAAGTAACATCAGATGAAGAAATAATTTGGAATACGAATGAATTGCGTGGCGCGGAGCTCAATTACTTATCATGTATGGTGGTGCGAAAATAATGAAGAAAATTTGGATTATAGGTGCAGGTCCCGGCGATCCGGAATTAATTACCGTGAAAGGCCTTAAATTGCTTCAACAGGCCGATGTTGTCATGTATACAGATTCATTAGTTAGTGAAACTCTAGTTGCCGAAGCCCGAGCGGATGCAGAAGTGATCCGTACTGCAGGCATGCATTTACAGGAGATGGTCGATTGCATCGTCGAACGCGTCAATGCGGGGAAAACGGTAGTGCGTTTACATACAGGTGACCCGGCAATGTACGGAGCAACAATGGAGCAAGTTGCATTGTTAAAAAACCATAATATCGGCTATGACGTAGTTCCAGGGGTGAGTTCCGTCTTTGCTGCAGCCGCAGCCGTAGGAGCCGAATTGACGGTACCTGACTTAACGCAAACTTTGATCTTAACACGAGCAGAAGGACGTACACCGGTACCCGAGCGTGAAAAACTGCAAGCTTTGGCAAGCCATCATTGCACGATTGCGATGTTTTTAAGTGCCACATTGACGAAAAAGATTACAAAAGAGCTGCAGGCTGCGGGCTGGTCGGATGATACGCCGGTTGCTGTTATTCAACGTGCTTCATGGCCGGACCAAAAAATTGTTCGTACGACAATTGCCGAACTGGATGAAGCGATGCGCGCAAATGGAATTCGCAAACATGCGATGATTTTAGCCGGCTGGGCACTTGATCCGACTATCCATGAGAAAGATTACCGTTCAAAATTATATGATGCTACATTTACACATGGTTTCCGTAAAGGTGTGAAAGTCGATGATTAACTTACGTGAAGGGGAAATACCGGAAGTTCGCGTCACAAAACCTTATGCACTTGTAGCCATTACTAAGCACGGTGTTGCGAATGCGCGAAAGTATGCGGAGAAGTTTCCGTATGTCGATGTATATTATATGAAGAAATTCGAACAGGGCGATGAGGACGAAAAAAATATTCAGCTATTTGACGGGACGGTGCGCCTGCTGCTCCCTGCATTATTTAAAGCATATAAGTCGATGATACTGATTATTTCCCTTGGTGCAGTAGTCCGTATGATTGCCCCGATTCTAGTAGACAAAAAGAAAGATCCGGGTGTTCTCGTTGTG belongs to Solibacillus sp. FSL W7-1436 and includes:
- the cobI gene encoding precorrin-2 C(20)-methyltransferase, whose protein sequence is MTIGTLIGLGVGPGDPELITVKAFRMLKECPVIAYPQKLRGSKSYAQRIIDVYVNPAEKEMLGLVFPMTKDEDTLQEAWSKSADKIYAHLKEGRDVAFVTEGDPMLFSTYIHLMKLMKEMHPDVPMKSIAGISSFNGTANRLSIPLADGDDHVAMIPATSDMAEMRRVIETHDGIVFIKVAKVLDDMLDLLKEMNLLEKTHVVTKVTSDEEIIWNTNELRGAELNYLSCMVVRK
- the cobM gene encoding precorrin-4 C(11)-methyltransferase — encoded protein: MKKIWIIGAGPGDPELITVKGLKLLQQADVVMYTDSLVSETLVAEARADAEVIRTAGMHLQEMVDCIVERVNAGKTVVRLHTGDPAMYGATMEQVALLKNHNIGYDVVPGVSSVFAAAAAVGAELTVPDLTQTLILTRAEGRTPVPEREKLQALASHHCTIAMFLSATLTKKITKELQAAGWSDDTPVAVIQRASWPDQKIVRTTIAELDEAMRANGIRKHAMILAGWALDPTIHEKDYRSKLYDATFTHGFRKGVKVDD